One window from the genome of Microbulbifer pacificus encodes:
- a CDS encoding ribonucleotide-diphosphate reductase subunit beta — protein sequence MLSWDDFEAPKSKAGAISSKTTEPQPVPGALQSEQQAVTEPGATYQAGSASSAPAPTAAQAESTSKAAPSSAVEAARAAIADLDPAPGLEELEMGAARIQVDEKRIINCRADLNQLVPFKYDWAWQKYLDGCANHWMPQEVNMNKDVSMWKDPNGLTEDERRIVEYSLGYFSTADSLVANNLVLAIYRHITNPECRQYILRQSFEEAIHTHAYQYCVESLGMDEGEVFNMYREVPSVAKKAAWSLAHTGSISDPNFKTGTVETDQELLRNLIAFYAVTEGIFFYCGFTQILSMGRRNKMTGVAEQFQYILRDESMHLNFGIDVINQIKLENPHLWTEQFKQEVTQMILEGMELEVAYARDTMPRGVLGMNAAMMEEYLHFIANRRLSQLGLKEQFPGAQNPFPWMSEIMDLRKEKNFFETRVIEYQTGGALQW from the coding sequence ATGCTCAGCTGGGACGATTTCGAAGCTCCAAAATCCAAAGCAGGAGCCATCAGCTCAAAAACCACCGAACCGCAACCGGTGCCGGGCGCACTGCAATCCGAGCAGCAGGCAGTCACCGAACCCGGCGCTACCTATCAGGCAGGCAGCGCCAGCAGTGCCCCGGCACCGACCGCGGCCCAAGCCGAGTCCACCTCAAAGGCAGCGCCCTCTTCCGCGGTAGAAGCCGCGCGCGCCGCCATTGCCGACTTGGACCCGGCCCCGGGCCTCGAAGAACTGGAAATGGGCGCCGCCCGTATCCAGGTCGACGAAAAGCGCATCATCAACTGCCGCGCCGACCTCAACCAGCTGGTGCCGTTCAAGTACGACTGGGCCTGGCAGAAATACCTCGACGGCTGTGCCAACCACTGGATGCCGCAGGAAGTGAACATGAACAAAGACGTGTCCATGTGGAAAGACCCCAACGGTCTGACCGAGGACGAGCGTCGCATCGTGGAATACTCCCTGGGTTACTTCTCCACCGCCGACTCCCTGGTAGCCAACAACCTGGTGCTGGCCATCTACCGCCACATCACTAATCCAGAGTGCCGCCAGTACATCCTGCGCCAGTCGTTTGAAGAAGCCATCCACACCCACGCCTACCAGTACTGTGTAGAGTCACTGGGCATGGACGAAGGCGAAGTCTTCAACATGTACCGCGAAGTCCCGAGCGTCGCCAAGAAAGCCGCGTGGAGCCTCGCGCACACCGGTTCCATCAGCGACCCCAACTTCAAAACCGGCACCGTGGAAACCGACCAGGAACTGCTGCGCAACCTGATCGCGTTCTATGCGGTGACCGAAGGCATCTTCTTCTACTGTGGCTTCACCCAGATCCTGTCCATGGGCCGCCGCAACAAGATGACCGGCGTTGCCGAGCAGTTCCAATACATCCTGCGCGACGAGTCCATGCACCTCAACTTCGGCATCGACGTCATCAACCAGATCAAACTGGAAAACCCGCACCTGTGGACCGAACAGTTCAAACAGGAAGTGACCCAGATGATCCTGGAAGGTATGGAACTCGAAGTGGCCTACGCCCGCGACACCATGCCCCGCGGCGTACTCGGCATGAACGCGGCCATGATGGAGGAATACCTCCACTTCATCGCCAACCGCCGGCTGTCGCAGCTCGGCCTGAAAGAACAGTTCCCCGGCGCCCAGAACCCCTTCCCCTGGATGTCCGAAATCATGGACCTGCGCAAAGAGAAGAACTTCTTCGAAACGCGGGTTATCGAATACCAGACCGGCGGTGCGCTGCAGTGGTAA
- a CDS encoding ribonucleoside-diphosphate reductase subunit alpha, which translates to MHTETGRPQSVPNGTTKDSVTDQASSTTLAATAPGQIRVIKRNGTVVPYDDSKISVAVTKAFLAVEGGTAAASRRIRERVADLVAQISTTFKRRMPSGGTIHIEEIQDQVELELMRAGEHKIARDYVLYREEHARLRAEKEKQKTTAAEPAEAHPSIRVKMEDGSLVALDMERLRTIVREACEGLTDVDGELILREALKNLYDGVSETDINTALVITARTLVEQEPNYTYATAFLLLDKLRAEALRFLGVAESATQKEMEGLYKPALAAYVEKGIQLELLDPALASFDLDRLGDAIKPECDHQFTYLGLQTLYDRYFLHSDEIRFELPQIFFMRVAMGLAINEEDPNARAIEFYNLLSSFDYMSSTPTLFNAGTLRPQLSSCYLTTVPDDLHGIYGAIQDNAMLSKWAGGLGNDWTPVRSLGSYIKGTNGKSQGVVPFLKVANDTAVAVNQGGKRKGAVCAYLETWHLDIEEFLELRKNTGDDRRRTHDMNTANWVPDLFMKRVFEDKEWTLFSPADCPDLHDLFGDKFEARYTHYEQLVAEGKLKLHKKVRAVDLWRKMLGMLFETGHPWITFKDACNLRSPQQHAGVVHSSNLCTEITLNTRANDEIAVCNLGSVNLSQHIGEDGKLDQAKLASTVKTAVRMLDNVIDINYYAVETARQSNMRHRPVGLGLMGFQDALYKAGISYSSDEAVTFADTTMEAISYYAIEASSDLAAERGTYSSYEGSLWSQGILPIDSIEILAKNRGEQFIDQDTSSTMAWDVVREKVASQGMRNSNVMAIAPTATIANITGVSQSIEPTYQNLYVKSNLSGEFTVVNPYLVHDLKARGLWDKVMVNDLKYYEGSVQKIDRIPEDLKAKYATAFEVEPRWIVDAASRRQKWIDQAQSLNLYIAGANGKKLDLTYRMAWYRGLKTTYYLRALAATTTEKSTVTSGTLNAVSSGGAPAASAAPAPQAEAAPAPAAVPKACSLDDPDCEACQ; encoded by the coding sequence ATGCACACAGAGACAGGGCGCCCCCAGTCTGTGCCTAACGGCACTACCAAGGATTCGGTAACAGACCAGGCCAGCAGCACCACACTGGCTGCCACCGCCCCCGGTCAGATCCGCGTGATCAAGCGCAACGGCACTGTTGTCCCCTACGACGACAGCAAAATCTCCGTGGCCGTTACCAAAGCCTTCCTCGCCGTCGAAGGCGGCACCGCGGCCGCCTCCCGCCGCATCCGCGAGCGTGTCGCCGACCTGGTTGCCCAGATCAGCACCACCTTCAAGCGCCGCATGCCCTCCGGTGGCACCATCCACATCGAGGAAATCCAGGACCAGGTAGAACTGGAACTGATGCGTGCCGGCGAACACAAGATCGCCCGTGACTACGTGCTCTACCGCGAAGAGCACGCCCGCCTGCGCGCCGAGAAGGAAAAGCAGAAAACCACCGCCGCCGAGCCCGCGGAAGCCCACCCGAGCATCCGCGTGAAAATGGAAGACGGCTCCCTCGTCGCACTGGATATGGAGCGCCTGCGCACCATCGTGCGCGAAGCCTGTGAAGGCCTGACCGACGTCGACGGCGAGCTGATCCTGCGCGAAGCCCTGAAAAACCTGTACGACGGCGTTTCCGAAACCGACATCAACACCGCGCTGGTGATCACCGCGCGCACCCTGGTGGAGCAGGAGCCGAACTACACCTACGCCACCGCCTTCCTGCTGCTGGACAAGCTGCGCGCCGAAGCCCTGCGCTTCCTCGGCGTGGCCGAGTCCGCCACCCAGAAAGAAATGGAAGGCCTGTACAAGCCGGCGCTGGCCGCGTACGTGGAAAAAGGCATCCAGCTGGAACTGCTCGACCCGGCCCTGGCCAGCTTCGACCTGGACCGCCTGGGCGATGCCATCAAGCCCGAGTGCGATCACCAGTTCACCTACCTCGGCCTGCAGACCCTGTACGACCGCTACTTCCTGCACTCCGACGAAATCCGTTTCGAACTGCCGCAGATTTTCTTCATGCGCGTCGCCATGGGCCTCGCCATCAATGAAGAAGACCCGAACGCGCGCGCGATCGAGTTCTACAACCTGCTGAGCTCGTTCGACTACATGAGCTCCACCCCGACCCTGTTCAACGCCGGCACCCTGCGCCCGCAGCTGTCCTCCTGCTACCTGACCACCGTGCCGGACGACCTGCACGGCATCTACGGCGCCATCCAGGACAACGCCATGCTGTCCAAATGGGCCGGCGGCCTGGGTAACGACTGGACGCCTGTACGCAGTCTGGGTTCTTACATCAAAGGCACCAACGGCAAGTCCCAGGGTGTGGTGCCCTTCCTGAAAGTGGCCAACGACACCGCCGTGGCCGTTAACCAGGGTGGCAAGCGCAAGGGCGCCGTGTGTGCGTACCTGGAAACCTGGCACCTGGACATCGAGGAATTCCTCGAGCTGCGCAAGAACACCGGCGACGACCGCCGCCGTACCCACGACATGAACACCGCCAACTGGGTGCCGGACCTGTTCATGAAGCGTGTGTTCGAAGACAAGGAGTGGACCCTGTTCTCTCCGGCGGACTGCCCCGACCTGCACGACCTGTTCGGCGACAAGTTCGAAGCCCGCTACACCCACTACGAGCAACTGGTGGCCGAAGGCAAACTGAAGCTGCACAAGAAAGTGCGCGCGGTAGACCTGTGGCGCAAGATGCTAGGCATGCTGTTTGAAACCGGCCACCCCTGGATCACCTTCAAGGACGCGTGCAACCTGCGCAGCCCGCAGCAGCACGCCGGTGTGGTACACAGCTCCAACCTGTGCACCGAGATCACCCTGAACACCCGCGCGAACGACGAGATCGCCGTATGTAACCTGGGCTCCGTCAACCTGTCCCAGCACATCGGCGAAGACGGCAAACTGGACCAGGCAAAACTGGCCAGCACCGTGAAAACCGCCGTGCGCATGCTCGACAACGTGATCGACATTAACTACTACGCCGTGGAAACCGCGCGTCAGTCCAACATGCGCCACCGTCCGGTGGGCCTGGGCCTGATGGGCTTCCAGGACGCGCTGTACAAAGCCGGCATCTCCTACTCCAGCGATGAAGCCGTAACCTTCGCCGACACCACCATGGAAGCGATCAGCTACTACGCCATCGAAGCCTCCAGTGACCTGGCGGCGGAGCGCGGCACGTACAGCAGCTACGAAGGTTCCCTGTGGAGCCAGGGCATCCTGCCGATCGACTCCATCGAAATCCTGGCCAAGAACCGCGGCGAGCAGTTCATCGACCAGGACACCAGCTCCACCATGGCGTGGGATGTGGTGCGCGAGAAAGTCGCCAGCCAGGGCATGCGCAACTCCAATGTGATGGCCATCGCCCCGACCGCGACCATCGCCAACATTACCGGCGTATCCCAGTCCATCGAGCCCACGTACCAGAACCTGTACGTGAAATCGAACCTGTCCGGTGAATTCACCGTAGTGAACCCCTACCTGGTACACGACCTGAAAGCCCGCGGCCTGTGGGACAAGGTGATGGTCAATGACCTGAAGTACTACGAGGGCTCGGTGCAGAAGATCGACCGCATCCCGGAAGACCTGAAAGCCAAGTACGCCACCGCGTTTGAAGTGGAGCCGCGCTGGATCGTGGACGCCGCCAGCCGCCGCCAGAAGTGGATCGATCAGGCCCAGTCCCTGAACCTCTACATCGCCGGCGCCAACGGCAAGAAGCTGGACCTGACCTACCGCATGGCGTGGTACCGCGGCCTGAAAACCACCTACTACCTGCGCGCACTGGCCGCCACCACCACGGAAAAATCCACCGTGACCAGTGGCACCCTGAACGCGGTAAGTTCCGGTGGCGCACCCGCCGCCAGTGCCGCCCCGGCTCCCCAGGCCGAAGCCGCGCCCGCCCCGGCCGCCGTGCCCAAGGCCTGCTCCCTGGACGACCCGGACTGCGAAGCCTGCCAATAA
- the argF gene encoding ornithine carbamoyltransferase, with product MAVRHFLTLLDLSKEELRAVIERAIELKALRNQGIASEPFRNKVLGMIFEKASTRTRVSFEAGMAQMGGHALFLSPRDTQLGRGEPVEDSARVISRMVDIVMIRTFGHDVLERFAEFSKVPVINALSDSYHPCQLLADLQTYVEHRGSPEGKVVAWVGDGNNMCNSYISAARQFDFELRIACPEGYDPNPAIVAAAGDRVTVVRKPEEAVRGADWVATDVWASMGQEDEQRIRMNAFAGYLVNHELMSHANSDAVFMHCLPAHRGEEVSGELLEDEKISVVWDEAENRLHAQKALMEFLLDNSN from the coding sequence ATGGCAGTCAGACACTTTCTCACCCTGCTCGACCTGAGTAAGGAAGAGCTGCGCGCAGTGATCGAGCGCGCCATCGAACTCAAAGCCCTGCGCAACCAGGGTATCGCCAGCGAGCCTTTCCGCAACAAGGTGCTGGGGATGATTTTTGAAAAAGCCTCCACCCGTACCCGCGTCTCTTTCGAGGCCGGCATGGCACAGATGGGCGGCCACGCACTGTTCCTGTCCCCGCGCGACACCCAGCTGGGCCGCGGCGAGCCGGTCGAGGACAGCGCGCGCGTCATCTCGCGCATGGTGGACATCGTCATGATCCGCACCTTCGGCCACGACGTTCTCGAGCGCTTCGCCGAATTCAGCAAAGTGCCGGTAATCAACGCCCTGTCCGACAGCTACCACCCCTGCCAGCTGCTGGCGGACCTGCAGACCTATGTGGAACACCGCGGCAGTCCGGAGGGCAAGGTGGTGGCCTGGGTGGGTGACGGCAACAATATGTGCAACTCCTACATCAGTGCCGCGCGCCAGTTTGATTTCGAGCTGCGCATCGCCTGCCCCGAGGGCTACGACCCGAATCCCGCCATCGTTGCCGCCGCCGGCGACCGCGTCACCGTGGTGCGTAAACCGGAAGAAGCCGTGCGCGGTGCCGACTGGGTTGCCACCGATGTGTGGGCCTCCATGGGCCAGGAAGACGAGCAGCGCATCCGTATGAACGCGTTCGCGGGCTACCTGGTGAACCACGAGCTGATGAGCCACGCCAACAGCGACGCCGTGTTCATGCACTGCCTGCCCGCTCACCGCGGCGAGGAAGTAAGCGGCGAGCTGCTGGAAGACGAGAAAATCTCGGTGGTGTGGGACGAGGCCGAAAACCGTCTGCACGCGCAGAAAGCGCTGATGGAGTTCCTGCTGGACAACAGCAACTGA
- a CDS encoding 2-dehydro-3-deoxygalactonokinase, which yields MSECLVCDWGTSSFRLMRVGDNGEILTQISSDHGVKSLKQPQMEAYLKSQMEAIDMASSPILLCGMVGAGIGWYEAPYVDCPASKASLARDLVKIPDTDLNAWCVPGVKRISNTGAADVMRGEETQVIGWLTQASPVEQARSTLCLPGTHSKWVQIEGGEICSFSTAFTGELYALLNDYSVLVQGEQEYCAEAFHAGLAASAEESGLIHQLFNTRSRGVLGLQPIAASAAYLSGLLIGSEVAAMARSLETGSLVHLICGDYLAKPYGQALEYFGLAFKHYSGSTYSALGLWAISGECNLL from the coding sequence ATGAGTGAATGTTTAGTGTGTGACTGGGGAACCAGCAGTTTTCGGCTAATGCGTGTCGGGGATAACGGTGAAATTCTTACGCAAATTAGCAGCGATCACGGGGTTAAAAGCCTCAAACAGCCGCAAATGGAAGCCTATTTAAAGTCACAAATGGAGGCAATTGATATGGCCAGTTCCCCGATACTGCTGTGCGGTATGGTGGGGGCCGGTATTGGTTGGTATGAAGCTCCCTATGTCGATTGTCCGGCGTCAAAGGCTTCGCTTGCCCGGGATCTGGTAAAAATCCCGGACACTGATCTGAACGCCTGGTGTGTTCCCGGTGTAAAGCGCATAAGCAATACGGGCGCTGCTGACGTGATGCGGGGCGAAGAGACCCAGGTAATAGGCTGGCTGACCCAGGCGAGCCCCGTGGAGCAGGCGAGGAGTACCCTCTGTCTGCCGGGAACCCACAGCAAGTGGGTCCAAATTGAAGGTGGCGAAATCTGTAGCTTCAGCACAGCTTTCACCGGTGAACTCTACGCTCTACTCAATGACTACAGCGTGTTGGTTCAAGGGGAACAGGAATACTGTGCCGAAGCATTTCATGCGGGTTTAGCGGCCAGTGCTGAGGAGTCCGGGCTGATTCATCAGCTTTTCAATACCAGAAGTCGTGGGGTTTTGGGCCTGCAACCGATCGCTGCAAGCGCGGCGTACCTATCAGGGCTACTGATAGGAAGTGAAGTGGCAGCCATGGCCAGATCACTGGAAACAGGGAGCCTTGTCCACCTTATTTGTGGGGACTATTTAGCAAAGCCCTATGGCCAGGCACTTGAATACTTCGGCCTCGCCTTTAAGCACTATTCCGGTAGTACCTACTCCGCCCTAGGGTTGTGGGCTATTAGTGGTGAGTGCAATTTACTTTGA
- a CDS encoding aspartate aminotransferase family protein, with protein sequence MATPALMQNYGNRTLTLVRGEGNYVWDDAGRRYLDALSGIAVCGLGHCHPAVTEAIEQQANTLLHASNLYNLPPQEKLAEKLVSLSGMDNVFFSNSGAEANEAAIKLARRLGNERGLACPKIVVTEGAFHGRTLATLTATGNPKVQIGFAPLPEGFLRVPYNDVTAIEKLAAEHSDIVAILVEPVQGEGGIRIPDADYLPRLRALCDQHDWFLMLDEIQTANGRSGKMFAYQHFDNLLPDVVTTAKGLGNGVPIGACLARGKAAELFTAGSHGSTFGGNPLACSAGLAVLETLESHWLLERAEKLGNDLLAQLKGELAGCAQVKDVRGLGLLVGIELDRPCAELVDQARAEGLLINVTAGNVVRLLPPLTLSDDECCQIAATVAKLVRNFAPQDA encoded by the coding sequence GTGGCCACTCCCGCACTCATGCAGAACTACGGTAACAGAACCCTGACCCTGGTCAGAGGTGAAGGCAATTACGTGTGGGACGATGCAGGCCGACGTTATCTCGACGCACTCTCCGGTATCGCCGTGTGCGGCCTCGGTCACTGCCACCCGGCGGTCACCGAGGCCATCGAGCAGCAGGCCAATACCCTGCTGCACGCCTCCAATCTGTACAACCTGCCGCCCCAGGAAAAGCTGGCGGAGAAGCTCGTGTCCCTGTCCGGTATGGACAACGTGTTCTTCTCCAATTCCGGCGCGGAGGCCAACGAGGCGGCCATCAAGCTGGCGCGCCGGCTCGGCAACGAGCGCGGCCTGGCCTGCCCGAAAATCGTCGTGACCGAAGGGGCATTCCATGGCCGCACCCTCGCCACCCTCACCGCCACTGGCAACCCCAAGGTACAGATCGGTTTTGCCCCACTGCCGGAGGGCTTCCTGCGGGTACCCTATAACGATGTGACGGCGATCGAAAAGCTGGCTGCCGAGCACAGCGACATCGTCGCCATCCTGGTGGAACCGGTGCAGGGGGAAGGCGGTATCCGCATCCCCGACGCCGACTATCTGCCGCGCCTGCGCGCCCTGTGCGACCAGCACGACTGGTTCCTGATGCTGGATGAAATCCAGACCGCCAACGGCCGCAGCGGCAAGATGTTTGCCTACCAGCATTTTGACAACCTGCTGCCCGACGTGGTCACCACCGCCAAAGGCCTCGGCAACGGCGTGCCCATCGGTGCCTGCCTGGCCCGCGGCAAGGCGGCGGAACTGTTTACCGCCGGCTCCCACGGCTCCACCTTCGGCGGCAATCCGCTGGCCTGCAGCGCCGGCCTCGCCGTGCTGGAGACACTGGAAAGCCACTGGCTGCTGGAACGCGCGGAAAAGCTCGGCAACGATCTGCTGGCGCAGCTCAAAGGCGAGCTGGCCGGCTGCGCCCAGGTAAAAGACGTGCGCGGCCTCGGCCTGCTGGTGGGCATCGAGCTGGATCGCCCCTGCGCCGAACTGGTGGATCAGGCCCGCGCCGAGGGCCTGCTGATCAATGTTACCGCCGGCAATGTGGTGCGCCTGCTGCCGCCACTGACCTTGAGCGACGACGAGTGCTGCCAGATCGCCGCCACCGTCGCCAAACTGGTGCGCAATTTCGCCCCACAGGACGCCTGA